The Vespula pensylvanica isolate Volc-1 chromosome 3, ASM1446617v1, whole genome shotgun sequence nucleotide sequence GGCTAGTGTTTTCATTAACAACAAAAGGTcagatttttttctcatatgcGTACACTTTCATTCTCTgcatagaaaaattaattgtattattactattatatgaGTGTGTATCGTAcgtgtgcatgtatatgtgtacgtataatgGATGTACGTGTACATCAATGAGTACGTCAAGTGCGTTAATCATTTagtaaatgaaacaaaaaaaaaagaagaagaagtatttACATAGTGcgtattttcattcgttattacAATATCAATTATCTTCGGTTAACGAATACGATGTTAATTATAACTGTACTAACTTTTGTATTTACATGTAAAATCAGATATACACAGATGTATGTACAGAAAGAGTGcattaaaattttagaaaatatactaTACGACCACTACTTGCACattgattaaaaaacaatcaagtgacaaaaatattattaaagtctCGTGCATGCTTTTCAAACGATTACGTATACTTGCCTTCGAAGAGCCTTTGGTGTATCATGTGCGATGAAAGCTTTGTCATCGTTAAAAGCTGGTTCGTAGATCTTTACCGATCGTTCGCAACGTGGACCAGTCTTTCCGTACGGGCAGTAACAATCAAAACCAGCCTCCTTCTCCACGCACTTTCCTTCTCCGCAGGCGCCTGTAAAAAGTTCGTGTCGTGTACGTGCTCGCGCGTATTTTGTCCCGTTATGCACGCACTATTTGAATACACACATTCTGCACGTCGCGTTTTCGTTACGTTCTACGAAGTTTATAACGCATAATTTTTACCTGGATAGCAAGATTGTCCGACAAAGTTACAATGTTTCCCATTAAATCCAGCTCTACATAAACACATATAACCGTTCTTTGTAGCTGCCTCCTGGCAAACTCCACCATTATTGCATGGATTTTCGGCGCACGTTTCGCAAGTCGTTATCCCTACGTTACCCGTTTGATCTCCGATTAAATCAATTTCCTTTTCACCAATGACTAGTCTGCTGATACAACCAATGAATCCGATATTCGAAACAGCCTCTTTGATAACAATACTGTGATTTGGAACTCCACCGATATAAAGTGGACCCTTAAGATCTAATCCTTGTCTTCGACCAGCCGATACTCCTCTGTACGGTCCTTGACCATCGACTAGCATCGTTACTTCCTTTCTAACACGttgaattttaatcgtatGCCATTGACCCAAAGTAACCGATTTATCCGCCAATATAACAGCTGATCCAGAACCAAGGTCAAATCTAGCagtttataacaattatacatattacacatatattttcacACGTGCGTAGATATAATAcgtaacgaaaaataatatgtacttGAATTGTGGATATCCTCCTACTAGGGATAGAAGAATGAAATCCCCATTACCGTGATTCGATTCGGCATTGTATAAGATAATGCCGTCATAATTCTCCGGTTTGAAAGATATCTCAATATTGAACTTGAGATATGAATCAGGTAATGGAGGCAAAGCTATGTAACTCTCTGGCGCTTGACTGAAGTTAGGTACGACTCCCGTTACGACGAGCACGGTCGGTACTTCTAAATTTACTTTATCGTTGTTTGCTATACAAATGTATGTTCCTGCATCTTCGGCTTTGACATTTTTCAGTTTCAATGTATTCTGTTAAGAGCGtcgaaagggaaaataaatattcataaatccTATTAAAGTTACGCCGGAATACTTTCGTTGTACCTGGTAAGTTTCTGTGTCCAGAGATAACAATCCACCAAGTTTGTTCCATTGGAATTTAACAGGTGGTTCAAGATCAACGTGACAATCCATTTCAATACTAGATCCGTAAGGTGCCAACTTCGTTTCAATTGCTGGCCCATCGTTATGTCCACCTAGATAAAGATATGAAAAGACGATAACTCGgcatagaaatattttgtagCCGCTATTCATTGTTCCTATCATATTTATACTTACAAAGAATGCAACGGATGgcattgataaaataaacacGTTATATTCGCACACATTAGTTACATATGGACAATTGAATTTACagtaaatgaaatatcataaatcgatgaaaaatgtttgatatttACCATGTACAATGAGATTGAAATCTTCCTCAAAGATGCCTTGCGGAGTCATTACTGTACATTTGTAGGTACCGCTATCGCTGACGGCTACGTTGGACAATCTAAGAATATTTTCGTACGTTTGAGCATTCGCTGGTAAATCCGGATGGTTCGGTCTGGACCATCGATAGTGCGGACTAGGAATACCCGAACACGCGCAACGTATGTCAACCGTATCTCCGATATTTACAGGATCTTGAGATGCCTCGATGGTAAGTGCAGGTGCAACGGCAGCTGAAATTTAACAGTCGCTATTACTCAAGCTGTATAATTTCTCccgtaaatatttacatacagattagtattttcaattttttttcggaGCTTCAACGTTCGTGAAAGAAATTGTACATTTTACCGTTGTAacgtaaatgtaaaatttctttttaaaaggtCAACTTCGTCAATGTTAAAACTTAAACATCTAAAACAAGGCGAGCGATTCTTACGCACaaggaaaaaatttgattCGAGACCGATCGTTTGACAGGATATCTGGCATTTCATCCAATTTAATAATCCTTTCGATAGTATTACactaaagtaaaaataatgtatattacgCATAGTATCGTACATGCAAGTAACATGCGTCAACGGCCGCGGTATTATCTCTAACTAGGTAGGAAGGGTCAAGGGAGGAGTTGGACGAAATTTGGTACGTCGTATGGAAAGTAATCCAACGATGTTGTCTACGTCGGCTCGAAACATAAATGACATATATAAGATGTTTAGGAATGGGGATAATAAAATGTTGACGATCgaatagatcgatcgaataagaaTAGGCAACACAAAGAATagtgctaaaaaaaaaagataagacaaaaatataatctatactACGAGACGTCACACGACACACAAATCTCAAAACAAACCGCGTCGTCTTTGAAGAAATTGGCGATATTGCGGGATGCGGCAGAAGCGTTCGTCAGTACCATCGTTGCATTGAGCATAGCCGTCGCAAAAGTAATCCAAATGAATGCATTGTTGACTGTAGCACTTATACTCCCCGGGTCTGCACTGCGATCGGTACACTGGCATGCAATCCGCAAGCAAATTAACTACTAAATCATATAACGCGAGCTTTGTAAAAATCTAATTTGAAGAAGTCCTTCATTGAAACCATTATTgcaatgatctttttttttatgataaatatttcactACTGATACCATTTCTAATATGACAAGCTGCATGACAGAttttgaaaaacaaacaaaaaaacaaagaaaagtaacCGCGCCTCGTAATATATCGTTACTCGAGTAGTTCtcgtcgaacgaacgaaaaagaattttcattgtttGGCTGAAACGTCACGTTGGAAAATGTTTGAACGATCTCGTATCGACGAATGTCGAGAgattgttagaaaaagaaagaagaaaaaaagaataataaaacaaaggcagcgatgtaataaattaacaatgttattaaaaaagtaattaaaaaagctgaaaagagagaaagaaagaaagaaagaaagagaagagaaaaaaagatccaaGTTTGTAGGAATCAGATTCTttgagagaaatatttaagatcGATCTACGTCAGCGGTATTAGACGATACTTGTTAATGAGATTGAGCATAAATTACGATAATACTTTATAAAGTTTAACTGAAGTGGCaagcatatgtatgtaccaaTGCACTACTTACGTATCACATTCAAATTAATGTAATCACTGGAAACTCCATGGGAGTTACGAATTTGACAAATATATCTTCCACTGTCTTCTGGTTTGACTTGCGTTAATTCTAAATAGTCTTCGCCAATTCGACCGTGTAAAGGCAAAAATTGACCCTCTCTACTCCATTCTATCACGGCGTGTTCCCTGATCTCGCAACGCAAACGTACAGAATTACCTGGATACGTCGTAATGTCTCTTTGGGTGGCGCGAATGCTCGTGTCGTCGTAAGAATGTTCTGAGAAAAGGTAATACGGTGAATAATGGTATCCGAGTGAGATCCATCGGAACGAATTCGATACGCGTTTATCGAGATCGAAAAAGATGACGAACCGTTAACTATGACTTCCGCTACCGCCTCTGCCGTGCCCGCCTCGTTCGTGGCCTTGCAAACGTACTTTCCAGCATCCGAATACGTTATACCGTGGAATTGCAAAACGCCATTATCATTAGATACGGAATACGGAAGTGGCCGTCCTATAGCTTCCCATTGAATGTGAAGAGGCTCGTCGCCGGTCGCGGTGCACGTTATAGAAGGATTTTTACCAGGTCCAACGGTTTGACGGGTTGGATTAAGCTCGATCCTAGGTGGAgctgaaaaaggagaaagaagaaatatcagaTATTCCTCTAACGCGGATAATTTTTCGCTTCCTTTACAATCGCACTTCTCGGAATACCCACATATGATTTCCAGATGAGATTTAGCTTTGAAAATGACCGTGCCGGCAGGATTTAAGCCAAGACAGATGTATTCCCCTGCGGCATTTTTGTCGACCGTCGGAATGCTTAAAACGCCATTATGAACGGTACTGCCCTTCGGTAAGGCACGATGATCGCTCCTCTTCCAATCAAGATAAATCTGATCGCCATCTGGGGCAATCACCTGACAGCGCATTTCCACTTTACCGCTATTGGGAATTCTTAAAAAGTCTTCGGGAATCAATACGCCACCTTGATAAGGATATCTCTAAAATTACAACAACGTACGTCGTGATGATATACGGCTACGATAACTGGGGAAAAATTAgcaagaaaagatgaaaaaaagtgaTAAGCGTACGGGATCCTGAGTCGGCGGACGTCTGTTGTCGTTGTCACAAGTCATATCGCCTCGACAAGGCGTAGAGTCGATATCGTTGTCCTCGATGCGTATTTGGACACGGTCCTCTACTATGCCTACCGAGTTCGATGCTTGACAGGAGTAGGAACCTTCGTCGTCGGAGGACACCGAGAATATTTCGTATACCGCGCTTAACGGCGTCGCAGCTGTTTTGCTGTACGCATCGCTGTAAATGTAAGCAACGATTTCGCAAAAAAGACGActctttgaaagaaagatattcttCTTCGAAGAAGCGTAACTTACTACGTGGCCAATCCATTGACATGTTTACTCCAGGCAACGTTTGGCTGTGGATGGCCTACAGCGCTGCAAGTCAATCGCACCCTGTCTCCAAGTTTCACTTGCAAAATACCCGTCCTTGGCTCGATCGTAATAACAGGTATCGACTGTACTTCGATATGGGCTATCTCGGACGCGGAACCAACTTCGTTCGTGGCCGAGCACACGTAAGAACCACCGTCGTTTATCGTGATATTAGAGAGTCTCAATAATCCGCCAGGAAGTTGTTCGATGTTCGGAGCAAACGATCTGCCGTCTTGACGAGACCAATGGATCTCGGGAAGTGGAAGACCGGCTATGGCGCGACATTGCAAATCGGCAGAACCACCAAGGGTGACGGGCTGGATGTCTTTCGGATATAATTCGAGGACCGGAACTTCACGAGCTGCGAATTTGCGAATAAAAGTgtattcattcgttcgaaagCCGCCGTCTGCCGTGAGACGACGGCAAGGAACGATTtacaaatatgaaatttatgcCTTACGTTCGACCTCGACGATGGCACTAGCTTCGTAGCTGCCTATAGGACTACTGACACGACAAATATATACGCCTCGGTCAGAAACTTGCGCATTAATAATTCTGAGTGTATCTCCGACTTGTTGGACGTTCGAATTCATCGTTTCCGaaaatttattccatttcACTTGCAGACCCGCCTCTCCGCTCGTAACGCAACGTATCTCGGTCGACGTTCCTTGAGATATTATTTGTCTTTCAGGTTTGACTTTAACCGTCGGAGGATCTCTTCGTGGGATTATCGTTATTCTAGCGGTAGAATTCGTTTCCGTTCCTTTGTAACTGACAGCGATGCAGACGTATAAGCCGGAATCGTTGATCGTTGGATTATTGATTGTCAGAATGCCATCGCGCTGGGTCGCGGAGTAAGGTAGAGGCAAGCCGTCCGATCGAGTCCACGTTAGATTAGCACTTTGCGACGGGGTGCAGGTAAGCCTGACGACGTCTCCGATGGAGCCGATCCATTCGGCGGGTGTTATGATCGGAGCCAAGCCGGTAGCCGGAGGCCCTTCCGGATTTTCTGTGGATACGCGCGAATGTAGTCCCGTCTATCTACGTTATGTCTATACCGTTTACGATCATGGATACCTCTAACGTATAGAATCGTTGTTTTTTCCTCCACTCCGACGTTATTCTTAGCGATGCATTTGTATTCGGCTGCGTCGTTTCTCGAGGCAGCCGGGAGCCTCCAAACGCCGTTATGGAAGGAAGACTCCGAGCTGATGCTTCCATGAAGTCGAATCCATTCTACTTGCGGAGGAGGATTACCGTTGGCGTCGCAATGAAATTCTACCGGTTCTCCTTCCTTGACTTCGAGGTAAGGCGGCATGATTACGACTCGAGGTTTTACCGGATTCGCTCCTGAAATCGAATGCAACTGTCAACCTTGTCGTTAACCGTTTTTTACCTGGTATCGAGATATACCTGGTATCTCTAACAAACTTTTGGGAAAAGCTGCGTCCGTAAGAGACATTACCGATTTATTGCGTATATCGATCTACTTGTACTAATGTTATAACGTTAAAAACCTCTCGTTCGTACCTCCAACGGTAAGAGTGACTTTTTTGATTCCAATGTTTATTCCGTCGCTAACTTGACAAACGTATATACCGCTGTCGGACACTTTGACGTCTCTAATGATCAAGACTCCGTGAGAATCGTCTATGCTTCTACCGGATGGTAACTGACCGCCTTCCTTCTCCCAACGAATGTACAAAGAACCCTGTGTGACGTACAAGCGTGCGAGTAAGATTCATCGGGAACGATTCGAAGTAGAAGACTTACGTTGTCGAGCGATCTACCGCTGCAATGGTATCTGACGGTATTTCCAGTGTGCACGATTTGGAATTCTGGTTCTTGCACGAAAACGACGATCCTTGGTGGGGTAATAGTCGGTGTCGGAGGAGGAATCGTTGGAGGATATTCGACTAAAAAAGAATGTCAACGCGAAAATAGTTGCGATCTCGTACACGTAAATATAATCTGCTTGAAAACTCGTCTCTCCACTCTCGTGCATTTTTACACGACCGATCAAAGGAGCGAGACACTCGAACTCTCTCGTAATCCGGTCTACGCAACGGGCTACTTACCAACGTCTTGACAATTTTGTCCTGCGTATCCTGGCAAGCAATTACACTTGACGTGTCCGGACCTATTGATCTCGCAGTTTTCTTCGTTGTTGTTGCACGGACAGGGATTGCAAGAGCCAAGAACGCTAAAAGCTCTGTCACTGGTATCTCTGTAATATCCACGGGCGCAAGTTTCGCAAGACGTTCCGACGTAACCAGCTGGACAACGACACGCTTCGACTTGAGTCGCTCTTCTGTGTCCGGTGAAGTTTTCTACCGCCGTGTCGAGACTAATGTCGCTGATGTAAGTCGCCGTCATTTTTTCACTGTGAGAAGCTCGTACCAGAATAGCTTCGATATTGGAAAGAACCGTCATCATGTCCGTACGAGAAGCACTGCGTGGTCCCGCCGTCGTCAATCGTTTCCACTCCGATTCTCTCAGTGGGACGGAGTAGGTCTGAAACGAAAGTCGAACTGTGTATTCGAAATATCTCTCCCCACCGTCCCCTCCGCCTTCTTTCGTACGAACCAGCGGTATGTCCGGTAAAACGTCTGTTGGATTAGTCCAGAACAACGTGATGCCGTTTCCAACGAGTAAAATGTCTTGATCTTTGTAGCTTTGTGCGCCGGGCTGCGCAGTGATGTGCTGAGTCAAAGTCAAACTGCCGGCGTAGCTTTTTACTTGATTACCGGTGAAAGCGGATGGCAAAGACCAAAACAGTCTGCGACTACGGTTGTCGGGATAGCGATATCCAATTTCGTTCATAGCAACGTTCAAGTCGAAGCCGTCGTCTATAACGTCTTGTCTCGTGctaatttgaaaagaattaaGTAAATGTTTGCGTCAAGTCGTCGCTCTTACCGTAGGTTATACTCGTTATAGGTAGATCGTTGTCGTCGATCGCAAAAGCATTAAACGCGATGAACTTACTCGTCGGTAAGGGTAAATCCATGATGGGAATCGTAAACCCATATCGGAATCTGTTGAACGTAGAGCGAACTTTCGTGACATTGTTTGGTCACGCCGCTGCAGTAACACTCGTTACAACCGTCCGTATTTTCAGCGGACAATCCAAAGGTAGACGGACGACATCTGTTGCATTCCGGTCCCTCGACGTTCCTCTTGCACTCGCAGCGACCGCCGAAACACGAAGCGCTACGAGATCCAGCTTCGTTGCAGGTGCACTGTACGGGATCGGTTCTGCGCGTACAATCGTTGGCGGTACCACGAGTCGCGTCTCCTTCGTATCCGGGTTCGCATCTTTCGCAGTATTCCCCGGTAGTGTGATCGGCACAATTCTTAGAAAGATTAGATCAGAATCGTTGGTACATCAAATTGATGCGAAACGCGATACGACACGATCGATGAACGTCTTTCATTTACCTCGCACAGTCCGCTCTCGGGATCGCACTGACTCGAGTGCCCGTTGCAATTACAAGGCTCGCAAATTCCAAGATACAGGCCTTCCATGGCCCTCGTATATCCAACGTCGCAGTCCTCGCACGAGAGTCCCTTGTATCCGACGGGACAACCGCATTCCTCGACTTCGACCGCCCTTGCCTTTCCAGTGTTATGCTTCTCCGCCGTATCGAGGGAAACCGAGGAGAGCCTGAAAGGAGAAAATCTCTTTCGTAGGGCTTTCGCAAAAGGCAGGgacgaaagaggagagagtTTTCGACTTACGCCGTCTCGTCGGTGTGGGTCGTGTAAGTGGCCTTGATCTTGATAGCTCGTACGTCCGCCAGTGCCATTAAAAGATGTTCCCTGTCGGCGGTGGTTCCGTCGGCACGTTGCCAATATTGCTCGAGCAACGGAACGGTGAACGATTGTTGAGAATTAGGCTCGGGAGATTCTCGCGAGTAATAGAGCAATTTAATGTCGTTGGCCTGTGTCGAAGCAGAGGATCGCGTATTAGCGAGAGCACGTACGTCCAACGAATATATAGATCCAAGGCTAAGAACAAAGGATCGATCCTCGAATCGATCCCTTACTTACGCTGATCAATTCGACGTCGGCGGCGTTGTTTCTCGAACTTTGACCACCGGGCGATGGGACGTATCGGACCGTGTATTTGAGATGACCACCGTACGACGTTATCTGATCGCCGAGGAATATATTCGGCAGTTGCCAATAATAGACGTCGTTGTTACCGCGATTATGAAAGTCGTTGTAGACTATTTCGCGATTGATCGTGTCGAGGCGAATGCCATCCGATATCGGTGGTGCGTCGGGTGTTTTCGACTCGGTCAGCGTGAAACCTCGCAAGGAATTCGTGAACGACACGTGAATCtgaagagaggagaaacgaaagatcgtAGATCGTAGACGAGGATCGCGTCAGGCGATACGTAACGACTTCGTAATTAAACTCGTTCTCATTACCTCGTTTCTGTACCAATTGGACGAGACGCACTTGTTCGTAATACCCATGCAAAAGCAACTTATGCATCCGAATTGATTCCTAAAGCCCAGGTTGAATGTATTTGCCTTGCATTGGTTGCACGTCAGGCCCGTTGCGTATAGCTAAACAGAGTACACGCGAGGACGTTAAACGTCGCGTTACTGCTTCGCCGTACGACCGACCGAGCGCGTCTTCGGCTCGGTCCGTCTTCGTTGAGAATAAAAACGGACGATTTCTCGTGGCAAATTGGACGAAGTACTTACGTTTTTCGTACCGACGAGgatcgagaaaaatcgaacGCATTAAGAATAAATACAGACGATGAATATCGAGGACGGGCGAATGAGCTAAAGAGGAGTCTTCGaaggaaacgatcgaaataaatgcGATACCTTGCAACGACACTTTCCGGTATAGGGGTCGGCGTTCGGAGTGAGGCTACCATCGGGATCGCATTGTTGAACGGGTACGCACATGTCGCCGGGAATGAGAGGATTTCCTTGATAGCCGATGGCACATTGTTCGCATCTACGACCGACGTATCCAGCCGGACAGTCGCACGTAGGCTCGCCGTCCGATCCGAGATGACAGGTCCGAGTGAATCTGAATGATCGGTCACAGAACGTTATCGATATCGTCGCGACGCGGTCGCGGATTCGAGATCGTGAAAAAAGATCGTCTCCTTACTGGTTCGACGGATTGGTCAGAGGACACGGACAAAGCTGGCAAGGTATGTTCCTCGAAGGATCTCCGTAGTAGCCCGGGGCGCAGGGTGGATCGTCTCGGTAACATTGTCCAAGCCACGGTCCGCTCTCGCGCCTGAGGAATCCCGGTGCACAGTTCTCGCACGAAAGCCCGGTGTATCCTTGCGACAATTAATGCAGACGGTTAACGATCGTGCGTTGCGTTCGCTCGAGGGGACGTCGTTTAccgacgtacgtacgtaccggTAGGGCACTGGCACTCCTCCACGAAGGACGCGGATCCCAATCCGGTATTGCGCGCGTCGGCGGTGTCCATTACGATGTCGGTGATGCGTACGTCCAACTGCGGGGAATCTTCGTACTTCGCTCTGAACGAGAGGAAGGAATCGAGCGTAAGAAAGATTCGAGCGGATCGCGAAGGATAAGATCAAAGGATCGAAAGgatcttctcctttcttacGTACTTGATGAGAATATTGTCGACGTTAGCCAGCGTCATCATTATTTCTTCCCTAGATGCGAGCACCTCGCTGTTACCTTGACGCTTGTACCACTCGCCGTAGAAAAATCTAACGGTTTCTTTCGTCTCGTAGTCGGGCGGTATGTGATGGCCTTTGTGAACGAGCACGTACTTGTTGCCGGTAAGAATGACCGAGGGCGCGTCGTTCGGCGCACCGTTGCCGTTGTAATGGATCGTATAAGTCAAATAACCGCCGTAAGACTTCAATTGGCTGCCGTGATAGTTCTCGGACAGGGCGTAATACGGTATCCTGTGCGTACTCATCTCGTTGCTGAAGGATTCGAGCAATTGAATGCCATCGCGGCCGATCGGTCGAACCTCGGATATTTGATCCTTGATGTCGCCGAACAAACGTATCTCCGATTCCGTTTGTACCGATACGATTTTGTGACTTTCGAACGGCGGCGGGATCTGATAAGTGAACAGA carries:
- the LOC122627787 gene encoding basement membrane-specific heparan sulfate proteoglycan core protein isoform X6, with product MKRNRVLLRSALLFLLIGADLLVSASENDDLVFDQDGKQSSLEIPLIEKHEERSIFHRIKRSFFSFFDPFVSTPVATNTSAATIDNGTGGSATGTTTVSSPTHLRGNEGTVRLVDDKNNTDVSKPRKGGPNLERLIRNSQEEYVDDKQQENEIGEAAEGRRQSQNYVNSDDEDLVASGEIEGSATDSDVSQPVTEGQKIEGKARLYRITLTVGEPYRREYADRNSREYKELSGNLTQALEELYARRIPNYDHMANVIKVSPTSDAFTSQVTLDIGSTFTDELEIRDILEKQLQYHSLGSIQVGPEGFTFRHFLVEKENVLPECDQSSELTCRNGACVPLDSRCDGTEQCEDGSDELDCHSTLRPTTTHVSESEEERWSLPTEITGDVEEPTETAVARAKGEEEDSTLRAASNKCRADDVVRCQDGSRYICSVQRCDGVPDCEDGADEVGCPHSGCKFGEFACDVRRCILESQRCNFVEDCQDGSDEHDCNYPACTSNQFKCRNGECIDGSKHCDGVLDCRDRSDEYGCPCREYQFECSAGYCVDLSRRCDGYIDCFGGKDEENCIGTTRCREGEFECASGTCVSKMARCNGRNDCDDRSDEYNCTVTTCSSDQFRCIDGICLSIDKRCNGVADCRNGEDENQCGCGDADFRCTDGRCIGYELQCNGVNECSDGSDERDCGLAPCPSMDFTCGDGSCIPKSSVCDGFDDCPRAEDELNCDQECTPTQFKCLTGNKCIEGIYRCDGHPDCPDRSDEDCANETITHTSPPTNRTWPGWANEKTRECDPNREMRCDDGKCVLLKRKCDNIFDCLDGSDERGCGICTPAEWKCASGECLPENERCDGLRNCVDGSDESGCVTECPPGNFRCNDGLCLDSKKRCDGRSHCLDGSDEINCQCPVGNRACDNGVCIDERFFCDKSYDCLDHSDERDCDDEATSEKGYPKEEECRADEFACNDGTCIPRALVCDGQSDCPQSTDEFDCYPHGCGQDQFQCRTGDCIRNDQRCDGRIDCEDGSDEPSECDATTLEPEGPGARPMPGRCPAGQFQCVLDKACVPHSSVCNGVPECRDASDENNCDYTIEEECSLDEWRCENGGCIYLHQRCNQLVDCTFDESDELGCNYTLGRENNGTCEPHEWRCNNGQCIPLSRRCDKRVDCLTDTSDEFDCSYDPRPTGGSTELNLKTYPSEQVIKENPAKQGREVVFQCRDEGPLRARVHWLRDNDLPLPPASRDLNGRLEIPNIQLDHAGTYICEAVGYPPSTPGSRLSVNLTVEKFEEPATRPPQVCQYDQATCSNGDCIPKSYVCDGKFDCTDGSDEMRCSPHGCEPNEFRCNNKQCVSKLWRCDGERDCADNSDEEDCAPAPPGSPCRYHEFACASYNQCIPKIYHCDRERDCLDGSDELGCSPVYIVKPPPPMVVLEPGDLMVLTCTAIGVPIPEINWRLNWGHIHSKCSTTSVNGTGTLTCPDIQPEDSGAYSCEALNVVGFVIAQPDAILVVKGPKGICPKGTFNAEARSVDECISCFCFGVATECRSANLFTYQIPPPFESHKIVSVQTESEIRLFGDIKDQISEVRPIGRDGIQLLESFSNEMSTHRIPYYALSENYHGSQLKSYGGYLTYTIHYNGNGAPNDAPSVILTGNKYVLVHKGHHIPPDYETKETVRFFYGEWYKRQGNSEVLASREEIMMTLANVDNILIKAKYEDSPQLDVRITDIVMDTADARNTGLGSASFVEECQCPTGYTGLSCENCAPGFLRRESGPWLGQCYRDDPPCAPGYYGDPSRNIPCQLCPCPLTNPSNQFTRTCHLGSDGEPTCDCPAGYVGRRCEQCAIGYQGNPLIPGDMCVPVQQCDPDGSLTPNADPYTGKCRCKLYATGLTCNQCKANTFNLGFRNQFGCISCFCMGITNKCVSSNWYRNEIHVSFTNSLRGFTLTESKTPDAPPISDGIRLDTINREIVYNDFHNRGNNDVYYWQLPNIFLGDQITSYGGHLKYTVRYVPSPGGQSSRNNAADVELISANDIKLLYYSRESPEPNSQQSFTVPLLEQYWQRADGTTADREHLLMALADVRAIKIKATYTTHTDETALSSVSLDTAEKHNTGKARAVEVEECGCPVGYKGLSCEDCDVGYTRAMEGLYLGICEPCNCNGHSSQCDPESGLCENCADHTTGEYCERCEPGYEGDATRGTANDCTRRTDPVQCTCNEAGSRSASCFGGRCECKRNVEGPECNRCRPSTFGLSAENTDGCNECYCSGVTKQCHESSLYVQQIPIWVYDSHHGFTLTDDTRQDVIDDGFDLNVAMNEIGYRYPDNRSRRLFWSLPSAFTGNQVKSYAGSLTLTQHITAQPGAQSYKDQDILLVGNGITLFWTNPTDVLPDIPLTYSVPLRESEWKRLTTAGPRSASRTDMMTVLSNIEAILVRASHSEKMTATYISDISLDTAVENFTGHRRATQVEACRCPAGYVGTSCETCARGYYRDTSDRAFSVLGSCNPCPCNNNEENCEINRSGHVKCNCLPGYAGQNCQDVVEYPPTIPPPTPTITPPRIVVFVQEPEFQIVHTGNTVRYHCSGRSLDNGSLYIRWEKEGGQLPSGRSIDDSHGVLIIRDVKVSDSGIYVCQVSDGINIGIKKVTLTVGGANPVKPRVVIMPPYLEVKEGEPVEFHCDANGNPPPQVEWIRLHGSISSESSFHNGVWRLPAASRNDAAEYKCIAKNNVGVEEKTTILYVRENPEGPPATGLAPIITPAEWIGSIGDVVRLTCTPSQSANLTWTRSDGLPLPYSATQRDGILTINNPTINDSGLYVCIAVSYKGTETNSTARITIIPRRDPPTVKVKPERQIISQGTSTEIRCVTSGEAGLQVKWNKFSETMNSNVQQVGDTLRIINAQVSDRGVYICRVSSPIGSYEASAIVEVEPREVPVLELYPKDIQPVTLGGSADLQCRAIAGLPLPEIHWSRQDGRSFAPNIEQLPGGLLRLSNITINDGGSYVCSATNEVGSASEIAHIEVQSIPVITIEPRTGILQVKLGDRVRLTCSAVGHPQPNVAWSKHVNGLATYDAYSKTAATPLSAVYEIFSVSSDDEGSYSCQASNSVGIVEDRVQIRIEDNDIDSTPCRGDMTCDNDNRRPPTQDPRYPYQGGVLIPEDFLRIPNSGKVEMRCQVIAPDGDQIYLDWKRSDHRALPKGSTVHNGVLSIPTVDKNAAGEYICLGLNPAGTVIFKAKSHLEIISPPRIELNPTRQTVGPGKNPSITCTATGDEPLHIQWEAIGRPLPYSVSNDNGVLQFHGITYSDAGKYVCKATNEAGTAEAVAEVIVNEHSYDDTSIRATQRDITTYPGNSVRLRCEIREHAVIEWSREGQFLPLHGRIGEDYLELTQVKPEDSGRYICQIRNSHGVSSDYINLNVILVNLLADCMPVYRSQCRPGEYKCYSQQCIHLDYFCDGYAQCNDGTDERFCRIPQYRQFLQRRRAAVAPALTIEASQDPVNIGDTVDIRCACSGIPSPHYRWSRPNHPDLPANAQTYENILRLSNVAVSDSGTYKCTVMTPQGIFEEDFNLIVHGGHNDGPAIETKLAPYGSSIEMDCHVDLEPPVKFQWNKLGGLLSLDTETYQNTLKLKNVKAEDAGTYICIANNDKVNLEVPTVLVVTGVVPNFSQAPESYIALPPLPDSYLKFNIEISFKPENYDGIILYNAESNHGNGDFILLSLVGGYPQFKFDLGSGSAVILADKSVTLGQWHTIKIQRVRKEVTMLVDGQGPYRGVSAGRRQGLDLKGPLYIGGVPNHSIVIKEAVSNIGFIGCISRLVIGEKEIDLIGDQTGNVGITTCETCAENPCNNGGVCQEAATKNGYMCLCRAGFNGKHCNFVGQSCYPGACGEGKCVEKEAGFDCYCPYGKTGPRCERSVKIYEPAFNDDKAFIAHDTPKALRRLKIAMNFNPTDEGDGILIYCSQSEEGLGDFAALIIKNKHVEFRYDIGSGMATLRSNYIVQPGTWTYVTINRDFKEAKLSVNGEPFIEARSPGGARTMTLNTPLYIGGVDRRKITLNKNLNVDRNFHGCISELEVASVSLEILKSATDMANIEDCSMLHPNQTIPRTTLITPPPTNPPTTLYDPCASSPCIHGFCQSLDSREYSCTCEYGYAGRNCENVLKQCEVYAPCRNGGTCTDLHGSYKCDCRLGFNGQTCEKLADITYDIAFKGDGWLELERSVMTHEEEREVLGFEISTNKTNGLIMWHGQTPNDLNPDDYISLAVVDGYVEYQYNLGSGPAVIRVTAQRVDDGERHRIILKRQGSDGSIELNGEHTESGLSDGLQQILNTRGSVYLGGVPDYAMTYGRYHEGFSGCIYTLEVQDSGAIDIGEKAIRGKNVSPCTRVRWIPSSLVFTDADADIFDAFVPPPPVNIIHPKPAANVATCNIKSYLLLIVLQHLIALKIESRNLIVVCTLFYIGAINTS